In the genome of Dioscorea cayenensis subsp. rotundata cultivar TDr96_F1 chromosome 1, TDr96_F1_v2_PseudoChromosome.rev07_lg8_w22 25.fasta, whole genome shotgun sequence, one region contains:
- the LOC120264134 gene encoding mannose-specific lectin-like produces MAIPRAFAFFSLALLLVASPLCCMANFILYSGESLRSGEALSYASYTFIMQSDCNLVEYDNGNPIWASGTNGRGSSCYVTLQSDGNLVIYDKKNKAVWASNTSVGQGNYVLILQKDRNVVIYGGALWATNTNTVGVSGGMFIQSKATIFGSLPANETIAEAKAARISMVVNK; encoded by the coding sequence ATGGCTATCCCAAGAGCATTCGCTTTCTTCTCTCTGGCCCTGCTACTTGTTGCTTCTCCTCTTTGCTGCATGGCAAACTTCATACTTTACTCTGGGGAATCCCTCAGGTCCGGGGAAGCCTTGTCCTATGCGAGCTACACTTTCATTATGCAGTCTGACTGCAACCTGGTCGAGTATGATAATGGCAACCCAATCTGGGCTTCCGGCACTAACGGCCGAGGCAGCAGCTGCTACGTCACTCTGCAGAGTGATGGTAACCTTGTCATTTAcgacaaaaaaaacaaagctgTGTGGGCAAGCAACACCAGCGTGGGACAAGGCAACTACGTCCTCATCCTCCAGAAAGATCGCAACGTCGTCATCTATGGCGGTGCACTTTGGGCAACCAACACTAACACTGTCGGCGTCTCTGGTGGTATGTTCATCCAAAGTAAGGCCACCATCTTTGGTTCTTTGCCTGCTAACGAAACTATTGCAGAAGCCAAGGCTGCACGCATTTCCATGGTCGTCAACAAGTGA